Within Aspergillus oryzae RIB40 DNA, chromosome 2, the genomic segment TAATGGGGTTTATGCCCTAGGTTTCTGCCTAAGGCGCGCATGGCAACACCTTAATGTGACTATGAGTTGTacattactagtagtatagGCTGTGTCTGGTAGATGATATCACCTCGTATTCTCCTATCAACCAATAAATGACTAGAACCCTTCGTAGAATGCAGGTACATGGCTTGTAGGGCAACATTTAGTTCGTGATTCTAGGCCAATGGGGCTGTGCTTCGGAGATAGTCCGCCAAGAGCTGGAACCTTTCTACAGGTGGTATTCGGGCAATTCATCCTTCTAACTTTCTCGGGTTTAGCTCCGAAGAGCTTTCCAAATTCGTCAAGATCGTATCCGGTAATGGATCTCACGGACCAATCCGAGCCCTATCTTACATCTAAAGCCTCCACGCTGTGGCTTATGCTGACCCTGTCCGACGAGCATACCCAATTCAGTTTGATATCAAAATCTGCCTGGTGTTTTCAAATGGCATATAAACACAATGGTCATGCACTTTGTCTCTGGATCAGATCCAGAAATTCATCGCGTTTCGTTCTTGAAGTTACGAACTTGCCGAAATGTTCATAGCAGCAAAATATATACATCGAAAGATAAAATCAAGGAATCAGAGTCCGAACGATGATTCCCCAAAGCCTGTCACTGAGACAAAGCCATGCCCTCACTCGCGGCCTTTTCAGGTCGAGCTTAGGAGCAGGGCGTCTGTTGAGAATGCCCGGACTTCTTCTCAAGGTTCAACCATAGAAGAGGATAGGGTGTTAGTACCTCAAGATTTGCCAAAGAGCGACGAAAAGTGTCAAGTCtgcaagaaacagaaacatgaTGCTCGCGTCTATCGATGGAAGCTCATTGCTGGGCTCTGTCTGCCGTTTATACTCGCAACATTGGACCTGACAATCGTCGCTACGGCGTTACCGTCCATAGCCTCCCATTTCAGTGAGTTACTGTTCAACGTCGATCAAATATGAGGACTGACGGTAATTATTGCAGATGAGTTTGACGAGCTAAACTGGATTGTTACTGCTTTTACGTTGACATCAACTACCTTCATTCCCATGTTCGGTCAGTTCGCCGATGTCTTCGGGCGTGGCGAGACCCTCCatctctctttgtttttgatgaTCATTGGAAGTGTGTTGTGTGCGGCTGCGCAGACATGGGGCATGCTTCTACTAGGAAGAGCTTTGCAGGGTGTGAGCGACGCCGGACTGATGAACGTTGTGATGATCATTCTTTCAGACAAAGTGTCTCTGAAAGAAAGCGCAAAGACTAAGTCCCTCTTTACCCTTGTTGGGGGTATAGGCTACGCCGTCGGACCAACTGTCGGAGGGTAAGAATACCAGGACTCGACTTTATAACAGTATCTTGCTGACAATCACAAGATATCTAACAGATGTAAGACATCCACCAATGTGGTTCACACCATGCACCAGTAACTAACTAGACCAGGCTAACTGGAGATACTGCTTTGTGATATCTATACCTGTACGTTTGACCATTCTGTTCGAGACATAGTTGCTAATCTAAATAGATCGCTGTTATCGCCCATATACTAGTCTTCATCTTGCTACGCAATGAACTCGTCGAAGGGACAATGTTCAAGAAGGGCTCTCGACTGTCAGGGATTCTCCCAGCTCTCGCAACTGTCGACATCATCGGCtccattctcttcatcttcggtgTTGGACTCATCATCCTAGCCACTGCATGGGGTGGAGCTACTTACTCCTGGTCAGCACCTCAGGTCCTGGCACCATTGGTAGTGGGCAGTATTTGCTTCGTCTTATTCTTCGTCTACGAATATTTCCTCGAGCCAGGCCGCATATTCGCCCGAATCTTCCCAAAGCAGGTAGCCATGCTCCCATACAGCATGTTCGCTAGAAGAGACACGATCTGGCTGGCAATCGTGCAGTTCTCTACTGGAGCAGGTAAGCATTTCCATCGATCCCAAAAAGTCCACAAATATTCTGACTTCCACAGCAATGTACTCCATATTCTACTACATCGGAATCTACTTCTCCCTAGTAGAAGCCTACCCAGCCTCAAAAGCAGGCGTGCAGTTACTATACTACATCCCCGGAATGGGAGGTACGTATCTACCCACCAACCTGACCCCTTATATCCATTCCCCAACGATTGACTGACCCAACCACCGTATAGTCGGCGTCTACATCGCCGTCTTCCTCTGCAACGTCTGGCCAGCCCAGAGCTTCTTCCCCCTTAACATCGGCACAATCGTCAGCACCGTCGGCCTCGCCATGGTCGTATATGCCATCCACACCCAAAACACCAGTCTAATCAACGGTATGATGGCCATAACGGGCGCGGGGACAGGACTCCGCTTCATGCCCGCCACATTGCACATGGTAGGCGTGTGGCCGGAGAAGATCGCGCCCGCGCAGTCGTTGATGCGGTTCGCGCAACCGTTCGGCGGGACTCTCTCTTTGACTATCATGGGGAGTGTTTTCAATAACAAATTTGCGCGGGCGTCGGTTGTTTCTGGGGGCGGGGGGCTTGATGTTCATGATACGAACTCTTTGGCGTTTATTGCAGATTTGCCGGAGGAGGCGCAGAGGAGTGTGAGGTTGGTGGGCAGGGATGCCATCATGTGGGCTTATATTGCTGTTTTGCCGATTATGGGGCTGAGTCTTGTTACGGGGTTGTTTATTGGGAATGTGTGGATCAAGCCGAAGTCGAAGGTGGATGAAGAGCAAAGGGAGGgattggaggatgagggcagTCATAGTGAGGTGATCTATGTGCCTTATTTGTGGGCGTTGTTGAAGGTATGCTCCCCTTGTGTTTCCTCTCACTTATCGATTCTGTTTAGCAGGTACTAACGCTCTACAGGGCAATATCGACTCCTACAAAAAGACCAACAGGATCATACCAGAAAGCAACAGCAAGTCCGCCGATTTGAATAATTCATAATATCCTCACATTCAGGATACcaaatagaataaaatagaCAGATAGTCATATAATCAAACACATTCCACTAAGCAGAGCACCGCCTGCCCAGCTCATTAACCTCCACAAACAGTAGAACAGAAAAAGATCACCTCAAAACACCCCCAACACCAGCCCACCCAAGCACAAACCCGGACAGCGCCTCCCCAAAAACACCACCCCCAAGCCACACATCCCTCCACGAGtccttcctcctcatttGCCGCCCAGAAGCCCACACCATACCCTTGTCATTAATCCCCTCGATCTCACCCACGTTCGGACCGGGGAAGAACACGCCCGCGCCCTGGCCCTTTGAACTCTGCAGTaggaagatgtggaaaaCGCCGGACACGAGAACCGTCCCGGCTAGGTAGAATAGGAATCCTGTGGCGGACTGCAGGGCGAGGATACCGGCTGTtagaccgaggaggaaggaggtgatggagTGGAGGTTTGCGAGGATCTGGGTTTgttagttttctttctctttctctttctctgtcGTTCTCGTTCGGGTGGTTGGATATGTCTATCCGTGGGACGACATGACATCTCGGGATAGAAGAAGGGACAACGTACTCGGTTATTATGCTGCACATTCTCCGGAACCAGAGGATTGATCAAAAGAgagatttcttgttttgttGGTGGCATTTTCGatcctccttttctctttcaattgaaTCTTCGTCCTGGgtgtttgttgttgcttgACGGAGTGGGTTTGCAGATAGTATGCACTTTCCCGGTATTTCCAAATTAAAAGCTAGCTATACGCCCAGTCTCAGGATGGGAGTTTGGTTCAATTGGCTGTAGTACTGAAATACAAATCGGAGTCGTGAGAATTAAGACTCGGGATCATCGCGGGattggtgatgatgtcgcGAGTTGGTCTGTATTCTGCTGCTTGTTTCCGCCTATGTGGGTCTGGGGTTTGCTTAGTCAGTGGTTTTATGGGTCGGTGCCTTAGGCTTGTTAGGGCTTCGTAGAATGTATATTCATGTGTTAATGTTGGGGTATGGTAGCTACGTCTTCCTTTTCGGATGCTTTTACTGTAGTTATCGTATGAATTGAGATATAGGCGAAGATACGCAAACATGTAAGTAGTAACTAACACCCTCAATTACTCATCCAACAGCTAACTACGACTATCACCTCGACTATCAAGACCCCGATAAAATCTCCAAACTGTGTCCCCCATTTGCTACACCAGTAAGACGCAAGTCACCTGTGGAGTACGTAGCTGATCACACCCGCTGTGTAGCCAATCACAGACCGCAATCAACCTTACCACAGCACTGGTTCTTCCCACTCTTCCAAATACAGTTATTGGCAGGCGCCTTAATATCACAAGGGATCTCAGTGAGATCAAAGGCAGTACACATCTGCGGATCCTGTGAGAAGAAGGTAATCGCAGGTGTCAGAGAAGGACAAGCGGGACCGACACCCCACTCAACGCCTCCAAGACAGTACTTTCCGCATGGCCACTTGCTCAAAGAGAATTTGCCGGCTGCGGCAAAGTCCTTGGTCTTGCCGATATGGGCGCCATCCTTTGCATTGTTGAGCCACTGGCCCTTGTTCGCGCCGGTCTTGACGTCGCCGTACAGGTCTCTAATGTACACTCCGTCCTGGGGGTTGATGGGGAGGTTGCCCTCGCACTTCTCGTCCAGACAAAGCTGGAATTTACCATAGTGGAAGTTCATGTCGTCGGGTTTGGCGTAGTAGATTCCGTCGGCGCCGGAGCCTAGGGTGTTGCCATTGGGTGCGGTGAAGGTGTAGCATTTACCTAGAAAAGTTGTCAATGAGTAGGTTAACAGAGTGTGAATGTTGGACATCGCAGAAGCTTACCAGATGTTAACCCGGAAGTGCAGATTTGTTCATGGCAGGCCCCGTCCAGACCTTCGACTGTGTCTTTCGGGCAGACACACTTGCCGTCGACAAGAACTTTGCCATTCGCGCATACCGGCTTGCAGATCAGGCCGTCATAGATCTGTCCAGTTGGGCAGCACCTATAGCCAacttctccagagccagcAAGGTCATGGCCTTCGGCACAGCAGTCGAATGCTGTCTCAGGGCTACCAAGAAGGTTCAGTCCCTTCAAGCAGCAAGAAAAGTACTTCTTGTCGCCGGTGAGGGTGGGAACGGTACCCGGCGCGGCACAGGTCTTGCTTGTTCTGCATGTAAACCCGGGATCACAGTCGGGATCATCGTACTCAATCTTGTTGTCGGTGATGACCACATCAGGGCCAACTTCGAATGTCGGGACATTCTTCTTGTACGTCTTGGCCTGAATGGAGGAGgcctggaagaggaggaccAGCAGGCTGAGTTGAGAAGGCTTCATTTCGAAGAACTGAGAGTGATGGTGTTGATTGAGCAGTGTTCAAGATGATGGTTGGAGCTTTGGAGTTGATTGTGCTGGACTCGAGACTCGATGCTCTTCTTATAGAATTGTGAGACTTGGATATTTGGAATTGTTGGGGGTAGGAACCCCCCATACCATACTCTCAGCTCCACAACATCTCGCACCCTTCAgctatgaagatgacaggATGCATCTGTTCGTTTGAAGGTCAGCTGAAAAGATCCTGTCATGGTCAATGTGTCGTCTCTAGTAGTATAAGGCTAGACGCCGATGGACAGAACCAATTGAGAGCGCCACTAGCTAGACAGACCGCAGGCCCTTGCTTCATTCAGTCAGCAACTGTTGTCTATTTGTCACTATCACAGGGGTAGATActtgatgaggaggacggGGGCACTGGAAGACCGGCCCGCTTAAGAACCCCGTTTAGTCCAAGGGATTTTGAAAGGTCCAGACCGATCTAAGATTCTCCACTGGTACCCAGAAGAATAGAAGGATAGACTGAATACGCAAAGCAAATCATGCTGTGTACTGTAGCGCCAGTATGTAGAATATCATCTCAATATCGTGCCAGGAGAGGGGACGTTTTGTTTTCATAATGTCAAAAGGTGAGTTTTCGCTGCCAGTAACCCCAACGTTTCCCCTCAGAAGTAGAAGGTATGACAAGAACGGTATGCTTCGCAAACCAAGCGAATTCTGTCTTACTACCACGCTAGTAGGAGTGACACAAGCACAAGCCTAAATGTGAAGCACGAGATGTAAAGCATAGTCCAATTAGAAGCCCGACTGTCACTGCACATAAGCAAGCTCAGCTTAGCTGCGAATTCCGATTGCGTACTTCGGCAGGAACGGACCGATAGTTGAGTGGTTGTAACTGAAACATGGCTGCAGATTACTACGGCTATCGCCCCATGTACCCCAGACAGCGTAGTGCTCGGGGAAGTCCGAGTCAGATCCTTGCAAATCCCGCAAGCCAGGAACGACTTCTGCAATCCGTAGATCCCGCTTATGGGGCGAGATCGCTGCAGAAGACCGCAATAGTGGAGTCGACAAAGACACTATTTGCAACCCCGGTTGGGCACATGAGACAGTTGGTGCTACGGTTGTATGAGGCTGGCTGAGGTGTTTGTCAAATTATCATGAGTCCAGCTCTAACCGGTAACTATGCCCTAATTCAGTGTCAAAGTCAAGTGACAGCGATCCATTATTACCCCATGATTTCACTAACTAGAAGGTACACCCTGGTTATTAAAGTCCATGATAGTTATCTCAGAGTGAAGAAAGGCAGTGTATTTGCTACTGATCTGGTACTGTACTGATTCAAAGTTTGGGTACAATGTCAACAAGGGAGATAAATGTGTACAATATCTAGAAGCAAGAGTCAATAGACGCTGCTTTAGAATTCAGAGTACTTTACGCATAGGACCTTTGCAAATTTACATACTAAAGAAGCAAGAATAAGCCCTAGTGCTAGTCCGATCACTTGCAGATACGGTAATCCTGACCACCTAATTACCCCGCCTGAACATCATGTTCTTCAGCCGTACTGTTTTGCATGAAGTAAATCACACTCCGGACGCCCTTGCCCCTTACGATTAGAATATGCGCTTGCTTCACACCTTGACCTTTGAAACTAGAACTTTTCCGGATGGCGAAACCCCACCGTATGCGATTTTGTCACAcacttgggaggaggaggaagtaaCCTATGCCGACTTGCAGGATTTGCAAGGTACCCATGCCACAGAGAAAAAGGGGTTCGAAAAGATTAGATCAAGCTGTTATACAGCAAATACCAATGGCTTCGATTACATTTGGATTGATACATGCTGTATTGACAAGACATCAAGGAACGCTGATCTGACGGAGATAGTCGGTGCCATCAATTCTATGTATCGCTGGTACGGTGAGGCTACTATATGTTATGCATACCTAGCCGATATCGTGTCCAGAGACGAAATGGAGGGTAGTAGATGGTTTACAAGGGGATGGACCCTCCAGGAGCTTATCGCTCCGAGGAATATGGTCTTTCTAAATAAGCATTGGAAGGTGCTTGGAACAAAGTCCGAGTTACGAAACGAGATTTCTAAGCGTACTAGAATTCCAATCGACATCCTCATGGGAAAGATGGACTTAGAGCAGACCAGTGTTGCACAGCGAATGGCCTGGGCAGTAGGAAGACAGACGTCGAGAATGGAGGACCGAGCCTATTCCCTGCTAGGTATATTTGGAGTTAATATGCCACTACTCTATGGAGAAGGGCAGATGGCGTTCATTAGGCTCCAAGAGGAGATAATGAAGGCCACGGAAGATGAGAGTCTTTTTGCTTGGACTTCAAGGTCCGATATACATAACCGGCTTCTTGCAGCTTCCCCAGATGATTTCAACGAGTCATCTGATGTTATTCGCAAACCTGAGGGATATTCAATGACACCCAAAAGCCCCTGGGATGTGAGCAACCGAGGTGTGCGCTTAGAGCTTCCTTTTTTAGCAACGAGCGAGTGTGGAATAGGGCTTGCTATCCTCAACTGTACGAgacgagggaaagagagcCAATCCGTGGCGATATATATAAGAGACATTTTTCTGACATTCGAGCGCTTTCAGCGCATTGATTGCAAGAGACTAGCACTAGTCGACCTGAGCCTATTCCGACCAAACCAATATCCATCGCGACTGATGACTTTCCAACACCAACGTGTCGCGGGTGCACGGATGCCGGACCTGAATTGGAAGCCCTGCCCCGACTTATCTTTATATCTGCAACTCAATGCTCGCTCCGAGGTGCTTAGCATGGAGGTGGTGGCCCCAATACCTCAATCACCGCGGCTGAAGTTTATCGATCATAAAAGGTTGCTACATGCGGTGGAAACGGAAAATGCGGGACAACTACTAGACCTCCTCAGCTATGTTAATGTGAAAGTCAACCCGACATATAACGAGGGTCGAACGCTGCTGTCGTACGCGGCAGAGAAAGGCAATATGGAGATCGCTTGGCTGCTGCTGTCTCGGCGTGATATTAGAGCCGataaagaagatgatcaggGACGGACGCCGCTATCATATGCAGCAGAAGCGGGACATATTAATATCGTCTGGCTGTTATTGAGTCGAAGCGATGTCAACGTATCCTCAAATGATGCCTCGGGCTCGACACCATTGTCATACGCTGCGAGAAGCGGCAATGTTCCACTTACCAAGATCCTTCTATCCCAGAGCGAAATCAGACGCCATATAAAAGACGGTAATGGACGCACCCCGCTATCTCATGCTGCTGAGTGTGGGAGGCATGACCTGGTTCGGATGTTGCTTGACATGAGCGATATCGATGCCGATGAGCCGTGCAAATCTGGTCAGACACCAATATGCCTCGCGGCTGCAAACGGTCATGCGAACATTGTCGACCTATTGATCACCCACGGTGTTGACGTGTATTCGAGCAGTAACGGCATCAGTGCAGCAAAGCTCGCCGCAGATCATGGGcatcttgaggttgagaATGTACTGATCAAGAGGGGTGCTTATCTACCACCGGATTTGGCCCGAATTCACGCATTAcgggatttttttttatgaGTTATTAACTGACTAGGTCGGAtggaatgaaaagaaagtgatCCATATGTGATATTGTTTCTATTTGGTCAGGTAGATATTGTCAAGACATGATCAGTGCAGTCATGGAATCACTTCCCACTCCGTATAGATGGTAGTCGTTAATTAATCAGTAATATACTTAACATAACATCAAAGCTTCAAGCCAATCAGTCAAGCCTCATTCTTGTCATAAACCATTTTCCTGGCCTCGTTCCATCTGGGACACAACCGGGTCTCCCATCGGCGTCAAGGGTTCGGGAACTGTTGAAGGCATCCCAATAGCCAATTCCATCAAACAAATACATACAGAGTTTCAGTCACTCATCCAAAGTCGGGTCAGACAACGTCTCGAATCGATTATTACACAactctcctcccccaagGGTCATCCAATGATTCGCTCATGGATATAATCGGATCCTGCCACTTATGCCCAATCTCAATCTaatcaaatcaaattaaTGCAATGGAGAGAATGTTAGAAGGATAAAAGAAcggaaaaacaaagacagaGGTACAGTACGTCCTCCGTCACAGAATGTTGTCGAGCTTGCCATCAGTCTTGGCCTCCCGGACCTGTTCGAAAACCTGTGCTTTTGTTAGAATACCGAACTGTACCATACTACATCTGGTGTTTAACTCACCTTGAGCATCTTGTTCCTAGCGCCGAGAGCATTAACGCCACGCTCCTCCAGAGCTTTGTCGTCAAGCTCAACTAGCTCAGTCCATTTCAGATCCTTCAGGTTCTCGGTATACTTATGCAAACGCAGAGACCTCAGCCAGCTGGGAATGTCCTTCAACAAAGCAGGGTCGGTGGGGTCCTCTGGTGGCTTCGAGCTACCACGACGGCCTCGTGGCGAGCGGCCGCGAGTGACCTCCGAGTGATCGGAGAGATAGCCTTCATGGCCGCCGAGGCCAAACTGTCCAATGCCAAGCGCGCCCAGTCCATTGCCCATGAGAGGGTTATTCGGGTCATACGCCGCCAAGAACCCGTTGTTCTGAGGCGAAGTGAATCCCATTGGACCGAGAGAGCCTCCTTGCATAGCAATTCCTGGGGAAGTTGGGCGAGAACGCCGACCTGCCATAGCGGCCTGCTGCTGCGCCTGGAGCGCTGCCAGCTGTTGTGCGTTCAAAAGTTGTCCAGCAACAAGGTGATTGGGACCTGGGAGACCGGGGCTTGCGAGGCCGCCTTGGGGCATGTTCTGATTGGCGTTGTGAGCGTTAgcattctttccctgtccGTCGTTGGAGCGGGCACGACGATATTTCCGAGCATCGTCAAGCGCAATACGGTTGTTCACAGTCGAGAGAGCAGCCAGCTTCATCGCCGTCGCATTGGCGACCATATCAGCCTGCGAgttttgttgctgctgctgctgctgctgctgcgcgAAAGTAGCTGTCATCGGTGTGTTGGTCATGGAAGCCCAGCTGGCATTACCAACATTGTATGGCGACAAAAGAGGAGCCTCAATTTCGGGTGCAGGAATCGTGGCAGTCTGCGGGAGGGGAGAACGGAGGCCAGAAGACGCCTGGCTGAACTGCCCCATGGGCTGATGGCCAGAGGACGACTTGGGTCGAGCAATTGGAGGCTGACTATCGGGACCCCGTTGGGCCCACGGAGATACAGGGGGCTGACCTAGGTTGTCCGTGTTGTTGTCTGGAGCGGAGATGGTAGGTGCAACGAACGAAGTCCGATCGCCGAATACAGCGCTGTTACGGTTTGAGGGGGGAGCGTTACCAGTCTGCTGGGTAaactcggccttcttcttcgcaaTGGCTGCAGCGGCGTCAGGGAACATAGCATTGATGGTTGAGGAGTCCAGCCCCGAGTTGCGCTTGGCACCTGGAGAGGGCGGGGGACGACCCAGAGAGTTCCGAGAGCTGTCCACGTTCAGTTTGGACATAGCATCATTCAGGCGGTTAGACATAGCATCTAATCGGAACACGACAGAACGTTAGTGACGGACCTAAACATGATTCCCTAGGACCAACAAACAGTCAACTTACCCTTTTCTCCGAAGTTCGCAGGTGACAGCAATCCCGACATGGGGTGGCTCTTGGCCATTTGCTGCAAAACCTGGATAAAGAAACGGATCTGCACCTGAGTAGTTTGCTGAAGTAGAGCATACAGTGCAGCAGTGCGTTCAGCCTCGCTGAGCACACGGAACCATTGCTCGATCGCACTGAGCTCATCCTTGAAGTCCTGGTCAAGCGTTGCAGCGGCCATCTCTTCTAGCGTGGTTTCGTACTGATCGATATCCGCAAGCCACTGTTGGGCCGCACGATCCAGAGGGTCCTCTGCATTGTTCGACGCTTGAGACTGCTGATTGAAGTACACCTCCGATGAGGGGCGGATGCTGCGGGACGACAAGGGGGACGGAAATCCCGACATATCGGCCGACGCTCGAAGCTGATGCGAACCTAGGTTACGGGAGGACGACGGGGGCCGGAGAGTGGATTTGGAAGCGTCCGGAGTGCTATTGCGATTACCAATGATGTGACTGGCCATGGAGCAAGGAATGACGAGGGTGTCGATCAAGGAAAAGTCGGTTAttggcttctctttcttttgccttcaGGCTTCGATGTATAACAAATAcaaatagaagaagaataagataTTACTGCAAAACACCTGCAGCGCCTGCTGAGTTTGCGTAGTATCGAGAGGAGCCTTGATCGAGAGGGAGGGCTCTAGATTGACAGTCGCACGGCCGTTAACAACAAAAACCGGTTTTGGCCGAAGAAAATTCGCACAATCTCTCTAAGGACGGAGACggtcttattcttttctgaaGCGTGATAAACCCAACCACAATTGACTCTAAGCGACGATGATCGAGGCACAGACCAGTCCAGTGGCTGCACTACGGGATTCGAGTTCTGACGAGGGATTCGAATCAAAAGAGCATCAAAGGATTTTGTCGGAAGGGTGAGAAACGTTCGGTGGGTTCGCGGAGTGGGCAAAGCGGAGCGTTTAACGGGTATAAATTAGGAAGTGtgggcttttttttcccttcttttttttgggtttcttttttttattgtaACGAAAGGATGTCAGGATCAACTGCAATAGTGTGTCAAACACAGCAAGCAGAATGCCTGAAGCatcaaaaggaagaaaaaaaaggaaggtgagaaaagagacaagaggaggatggaagggaaaggcagcgatgaggatggggaaacaagatgaagaagattgagagGAGGAAccggagaaggcaaagaagcgAGAAGAAGTCAATGAAACGGCGCTTTGCCGTTTGGGCGCGGGCGGAAGTCACTGGACTTcccgaaggagaaaagactCTCAAAGTGTCCCTCCATCAGAATCCAAATCCATCCTCTCGGTTGCTTCTAAAGACTCCACTGACAAGGGTTCTTGACGGAGTATTCGCACGACACCCTTAGTTCGTCTTTTTTCCTGCTCCGATTGCTCGAGTTCGAGTCCGACTCCATCAAAGGCGACCTTGTCCGCGTCTGCACAGACTGCTCTAGCCTCTAGCCTCTCTCTGCGCCGGTTGGTCTTGGCCTAGCGTTGACTGGCGCTTAATTGTTGCTATGAATAAAAATATTTTGCGCATCtgatatctctctttctttcatctttgactttttACTATACTCCCcttgatttatttatttttatttttattttctattcacCTCCCAATCCCGGTCCGAGTAAAAGGACCATCTATATCATACTCTACACGCACGAATGAGAGTGGACTCAAAATCAGCTATGATCGGCCCTCGTCCTCGGCATCTTTAAGTTCCACGCCCCAGACTATCGTTCTATTATTTTTGTGACGGTGCCGCACAAATTTTGTGCAACCAGTAGCTTTAAGACTATTTGTTCGTGAGAGTGCGTTGGGATTCTCGAGAGAATCCaccgttttttttttatggGCAATTGG encodes:
- the mfs56 gene encoding putative MFS multidrug transporter (permeases of the major facilitator superfamily), with protein sequence MPGLLLKSDEKCQVCKKQKHDARVYRWKLIAGLCLPFILATLDLTIVATALPSIASHFRLTVIIADEFDELNWIVTAFTLTSTTFIPMFGQFADVFGRGETLHLSLFLMIIGSVLCAAAQTWGMLLLGRALQGVSDAGLMNVVMIILSDKVSLKESAKTKSLFTLVGGIGYAVGPTVGGYLTDANWRYCFVISIPIAVIAHILVFILLRNELVEGTMFKKGSRLSGILPALATVDIIGSILFIFGVGLIILATAWGGATYSWSAPQVLAPLVVGSICFVLFFVYEYFLEPGRIFARIFPKQVAMLPYSMFARRDTIWLAIVQFSTGAAMYSIFYYIGIYFSLVEAYPASKAGVQLLYYIPGMGVGVYIAVFLCNVWPAQSFFPLNIGTIVSTVGLAMVVYAIHTQNTSLINGMMAITGAGTGLRFMPATLHMVGVWPEKIAPAQSLMRFAQPFGGTLSLTIMGSVFNNKFARASVVSGGGGLDVHDTNSLAFIADLPEEAQRSVRLVGRDAIMWAYIAVLPIMGLSLVTGLFIGNVWIKPKSKVDEEQREGLEDEGSHSEVIYVPYLWALLKGNIDSYKKTNRIIPESNSKSADLNNS
- a CDS encoding cysteine-rich secreted protein (predicted protein), with the protein product MKPSQLSLLVLLFQASSIQAKTYKKNVPTFEVGPDVVITDNKIEYDDPDCDPGFTCRTSKTCAAPGTVPTLTGDKKYFSCCLKGLNLLGSPETAFDCCAEGHDLAGSGEVGYRCCPTGQIYDGLICKPVCANGKVLVDGKCVCPKDTVEGLDGACHEQICTSGLTSGKCYTFTAPNGNTLGSGADGIYYAKPDDMNFHYGKFQLCLDEKCEGNLPINPQDGVYIRDLYGDVKTGANKGQWLNNAKDGAHIGKTKDFAAAGKFSLSKWPCGKYCLGGVEWGVGPACPSLTPAITFFSQDPQMCTAFDLTEIPCDIKAPANNCIWKSGKNQCCGKVDCGL
- a CDS encoding RNA-binding protein VTS1 (predicted protein), with translation MASHIIGNRNSTPDASKSTLRPPSSSRNLGSHQLRASADMSGFPSPLSSRSIRPSSEVYFNQQSQASNNAEDPLDRAAQQWLADIDQYETTLEEMAAATLDQDFKDELSAIEQWFRVLSEAERTAALYALLQQTTQVQIRFFIQVLQQMAKSHPMSGLLSPANFGEKDAMSNRLNDAMSKLNVDSSRNSLGRPPPSPGAKRNSGLDSSTINAMFPDAAAAIAKKKAEFTQQTGNAPPSNRNSAVFGDRTSFVAPTISAPDNNTDNLGQPPVSPWAQRGPDSQPPIARPKSSSGHQPMGQFSQASSGLRSPLPQTATIPAPEIEAPLLSPYNVGNASWASMTNTPMTATFAQQQQQQQQQNSQADMVANATAMKLAALSTVNNRIALDDARKYRRARSNDGQGKNANAHNANQNMPQGGLASPGLPGPNHLVAGQLLNAQQLAALQAQQQAAMAGRRSRPTSPGIAMQGGSLGPMGFTSPQNNGFLAAYDPNNPLMGNGLGALGIGQFGLGGHEGYLSDHSEVTRGRSPRGRRGSSKPPEDPTDPALLKDIPSWLRSLRLHKYTENLKDLKWTELVELDDKALEERGVNALGARNKMLKVFEQVREAKTDGKLDNIL